The Euphorbia lathyris chromosome 2, ddEupLath1.1, whole genome shotgun sequence genome includes a window with the following:
- the LOC136218434 gene encoding uncharacterized protein isoform X1, which translates to MSSITIDVAVADDNHFFKEGKDCAENENPMLSHQEEEVIKKRYGGILPKKKPLISKDHEHAFFDSADWALGKQGAEKPKAPPEALRPKLQPTPQQQLRSRRSAYAPPHQCQCDCDCDPFCKPVDHEDENSIILVHADDNIAAQNHTVEGDNPIYNS; encoded by the exons ATGTCCAGCATAACGATTGATGTTGCTGTTGCTGATGATAATCATTTCTTCAAAGAGGGCAAAGATTGCGCTGAAAATGAAAATCCCATGCTTTCACATCAGGAG GAGGAAGTGATTAAGAAAAGATACGGAGGGATACTACCCAAGAAGAAGCCACTCATATCCaag GATCACGAACATGCCTTCTTTGATTCTGCAGATTGGGCATTGGGAAAG CAAGGAGCAGAAAAGCCGAAAGCACCGCCTGAAGCACTCCGCCCAAAATTGCAG CCCACACCGCAACAGCAACTGCGTTCCAGGAGATCAGCTTATGCTCCACCACACCAATGTCAATGTGATTGTGATTGTGATCCATTTTGTAAACCAGTTGATCATGAGGATGAAAACAGCATAATACTAGTTCATGCTGATGATAACATTGCTGCTCAAAACCATACTGTAGAGGGTGATAACCCCATTTACAATAGCTAA
- the LOC136218434 gene encoding uncharacterized protein isoform X2, which produces MSSITIDVAVADDNHFFKEGKDCAENENPMLSHQEEEVIKKRYGGILPKKKPLISKIGHWESKEQKSRKHRLKHSAQNCSPHRNSNCVPGDQLMLHHTNVNVIVIVIHFVNQLIMRMKTA; this is translated from the exons ATGTCCAGCATAACGATTGATGTTGCTGTTGCTGATGATAATCATTTCTTCAAAGAGGGCAAAGATTGCGCTGAAAATGAAAATCCCATGCTTTCACATCAGGAG GAGGAAGTGATTAAGAAAAGATACGGAGGGATACTACCCAAGAAGAAGCCACTCATATCCaag ATTGGGCATTGGGAAAG CAAGGAGCAGAAAAGCCGAAAGCACCGCCTGAAGCACTCCGCCCAAAATTGCAG CCCACACCGCAACAGCAACTGCGTTCCAGGAGATCAGCTTATGCTCCACCACACCAATGTCAATGTGATTGTGATTGTGATCCATTTTGTAAACCAGTTGATCATGAGGATGAAAACAGCATAA